The DNA window CCGAAATTTCTTTAGACGACAATGTTTGACCAGAAAATATCAAAACTTTGTAACAAAACACGACTAAAGATAATAAACCCTCAAAATATCTAATTTAAACCGATGATTTAGTAACTTAGACACGAAATTTTGCATCAGTACTTGGGAAAACGATGAAACAAATTCAACTTAAACTAATAATAGAAACAAGATTATTCACCAGAGAACTGATTAGAAGTAAATTCATAACAAGCCCAACCTACGCATACTttccaaaaagaaagaaatttaatCAATTCCCAACGATTCAACATGACCAGGCTCGGATGTCACTTATTAAAACCGTAAAAACAATATTTGATATAAAACTTTATTaaccaggatctatcatgtcaattTATCAAGAACAAAACTCAATGCGGAAGCGTATCTAAATCCATTAATTTCTTAGAATCTTTGATCTTgtggttttgatcttccaaattagcacataaGTAATTCAAAGAACGTGgctctcttttctaaagataggatattagaaaagttaggTGTGTGTAATTTGCGGACCATAActctaatatataacttttgcacattaaccTAATTTCTAATAAGctcatcattaattagaaattagttactaaagtatctacacatatttgacccttacttttaatttgggctgaccttttatattagtaaataataacatgtaattattctTGTTATATATGTTATGTCCATATTTTCTAACACTTTCATCTTCTCATGTCTCATTCTCATCTTGATGGTAAGAGAGGGTATTTTTAGAGGAAGGTCAACTTGTCGTGGGTCTCAACCATTGCACACTTTACCTCCAAAATGTAGAATGTAAAGTGGCAAATGTTAACTTAAAGACATTATAGAAGTTGACTTGAAGGGATTGGACGAAACATTCATCAGATCATGGAGGTGAAGAATTTATGGGTGCTATCAAAAGCTGTTCCCTACATATATCTTGTAAGGATCATTTAGGTTCGCCTTACATGATACGGTCTTTTGACGAGACTATTCTCCTCACGAGTCTGTAAGGTGgcttattgaattttttttttatctacaAGATTTATTACTTCAACAAGATGTACATGAGGATATGACagtatttaaaacttttaatcAACGTACATTATGTATTTCACGGtcaccatatatatattatcagTGTAAATGTTTTTTTAATGCATATGTAATTATTAGTAGTCATAACAATAAAATATCCTTAGCGGCACTTAACAGTAATCCTTGTCGGCACATTAATATTCTGGTTTCCCTTTCGGTATATGGAATTAGAAGTTAGAACTAGAAGCTTATTATATTCTTATAAATGCTAATCATGGATTGGTTGCAGAGACACCAATCTTCAAATGTACATTAAAATCCATTCATGTTATTCGACCTTTAGCACATATTTAGCAAATCATCTTCAAAGTTCATGCAGGTCACACTTagctttatatattttatatattcaatCCCTCTATAATACTCTTCTAAATACAGCAGATACATGTACACGTTTCGAGCTCATGTTGGATCATAATGCGCTCAAAAATGGAtgcactttttatttatttatttttaagttcagCTTTGGGTGCCACTTTTTGTATATAAATAAGCATCCAGTTCTCAGGCTTTTCATTGCTCAATTATATTCCTTGTTTCTAAGTTTGTCAAACCCTGAACTGATAACAATGGTGCATGTCATagttgttttgtttattttagtaaCCCAAGTGTCAGCTTACCGTCCTTGTCCCAAATGTGGGAAGATAAAAGTTCCATATCCACTTAGCACTGATGAAAACTGTGGAGATCCCAGGTATAGAATCTACTGCAACAATGGTGCCTTGGAGTTCATGTCAGCTCCAGGGTTTTACTATAAGATTCTCAGCATTAGCCCTAAGGCTAATAAGCTTATTATAAAGCCACCTTTGATCCAGGAAAACACTTGTTACTCATCTGATCTCGATCAAGGAGGGTTGATGCTGGATGAGAACTTGCCTTTCAACATATCCACTCGTAACACTGTCATGTTATTCAACTGCTCCGATAACATTCTATTATCCCCATTGAATTGTTCTTCCAGCAGTTTCTGTAGGGAGTTTGAGGAAGTGGGGGAAGGGTGTGGGTGCAAAGGAACACTTTGCTGCCATTTCTTGAAAGATTCATCGATGACATCGCATAGGATCAGGGCCAGGCTGGGAGGCTGCACTGCTTATACTTGTGTGGTTGATAAACAGCCTGGTGAACCCCTTGAATCTTGGAACTTTGGCATTGAGCTGCAATGGTTGCCTCCTTTCTGATTAGCTTCTTTGACAAAGCTATACTATTCCTGGTTCTTGGAATAGAGTGATCTTTGGTTTTTATGTCATGTGTATCTGTTGGAGTATGATGGTTATGTTGTGGCTTTGGTTGCTTAGTTTCATTGTCATGTCAATTAATAAAGTTTCATGTTAGATTACTTTCCATTGTTCAGTGAAAACAATTTAGCTGAAGTTGCCTGTTCTTTGTGACCCAATGAGATCATTTGAGATGATTTTCCCTTGCTTTATACTTTCTTTTTGACTCACCTTTTTAGCTTTTACGGTAAGGGCTATTAAAACTGTGATTAGCCTTTCTTTACAATATCCCCAAGTTACATGGCACTTAAACCTTCTTGTCAATTTTTGGGTTAAAAGTTCCTCAAGCGATCAACAAAGGAAAATCACACCATGAGTGCTaatatatttactaaaaaatCTCTAATTAGTTGAATTTCAATTTGGGGATGGAGTGAGATGATTCCCTTGAAATTTTCATCATAATTCAAGTTCACCCGCCTTTAACGctctattaattttataatagtcTACaactattttttacttttaaaaaccaATAACTTGTaactactttaattttttttaaatatattttgatgtcaaattctttaatttataagattttataacatatttaatttatttttaaaaaataaataagcatttttataaaattttggatgAGCCGAAGGAAGATGTCAAAGTTGAGTGATAAagtattaaataaagttcaaggCGGACAAATTCTGTACAAGTAAAAATCAAGTCTGAGTCTGAGCAGGAGAAGGCAAAAAATTGCAGTGCAATGTGGTAATATGTAACAGCAGAGAGTGCAGTTCACAAGCATCAATCAAGTTTAATGATTGACTGAATCACAATAACGTTAGGAAATTGAGAAGATGATGATGTCCTTACTGATGCAGAAAGGAAAGCTGAAATGCATATATTACTTGCAATCTTCActtctaattacaaattcaagcTGTTAGCAATCAAACTATGATACCAAATATCTATCACATACCATTCTTTGTTCCAAGTTGGTCAGTAAAACAGCCGAGCACAAACATAAACTCGAAAACAATAACCGCAAAAACACCTAACTCGTTATCTCTACCTTGATTCTTACACGCATCTATGGCACTCATCAGGTAATGGGAAACAAAGCATATTCGCACTGCCACGGAAAAAAAACAATTGCATATTTACTTTGTTACATAACATGATATTATGCGAGCACTGTGGGTCTGCTTGACCTTTTTCCTTCCATGGCGTCTTTCTTTTTCCGACAGTTGGTGCAGAGGAAAGGTCCTTCCCATGGCTTTGAAGCAGGTGAGAAAAATGGCCCAGAGTTCACTGTTAAACCCTCAGCTGGAGGTTGATCGACTTGACAGACCGCGCATTTGAAGAGTCCTGAGTTTGTATTCATGGGAAAATCCTTACCCAACCTGCAAAGTTTTATTACAAAAATCAGTGGGACTAGAgactcatatatttcattttgttGGTCAACTAACAACCTCATAATTGTTGCCACATGATATGAAATCTATTCAAACAACTAAAGTGCCATCTTGCAAAGAATCACTGCTTCTTTTGCCTAATAAACAGGCATTTAGGTGCaaatttgatatgaaattatGGAAAGAAAAGATTAATTGGTTGCGAGTAAAATGTCAAACATGAAATCTACTTATGGATACACGCTACTAGCACATTTATAAAAAAAGATTGGGGAAATTGATTAGTAACTTCAGCCAGTTTATTCGAAGACAACCCATATTCTTTCCCTACatgcatgttataaagcaaaagacaacaaaaataaataaattagaagGAAAAGTTCCGATGAATGAACCTTTCAGCGAGCATGGCAGAACCCTCCTCAAATAGCTCTTCAACAACTCCAACAGCAGAGAGTTTATTCGTAGTTTTATTTGTAGAAGTTTGAGTTCGCTtcccaaaaagaaaagaactaaGCGCATTCTGCTTCTTCATAGGTGTTGAAGGTAGGACAGGCTGGTCAGAAGGAATAATATCAACAACCAGGCACGTTGTATCATCCTTCAGGCCCCTTGACCTCAAAGCTTCCTAAAAGAGTGTAAAAAACAGGAATTAATATCAAGGAAAATTGAGTGGATACTATAATGAGAAGGCACCAATCCGGATATCACCTTAACAACCAGCTTTGCTGCAAGCTCTGCCGGTAACCCCCGACAAGAATTAGCAGCCATGTCTGAAGACAAAGCATCCCAAATACCAT is part of the Gossypium hirsutum isolate 1008001.06 chromosome D11, Gossypium_hirsutum_v2.1, whole genome shotgun sequence genome and encodes:
- the LOC107927280 gene encoding wall-associated receptor kinase-like 20, with the protein product MVHVIVVLFILVTQVSAYRPCPKCGKIKVPYPLSTDENCGDPRYRIYCNNGALEFMSAPGFYYKILSISPKANKLIIKPPLIQENTCYSSDLDQGGLMLDENLPFNISTRNTVMLFNCSDNILLSPLNCSSSSFCREFEEVGEGCGCKGTLCCHFLKDSSMTSHRIRARLGGCTAYTCVVDKQPGEPLESWNFGIELQWLPPF